One window of Watersipora subatra chromosome 3, tzWatSuba1.1, whole genome shotgun sequence genomic DNA carries:
- the LOC137392112 gene encoding bromodomain adjacent to zinc finger domain protein 2B-like isoform X2 yields the protein MDNVRANNATTNGSTSRADSSNISSAENAYAQAMQRILEQQQMANLADINQAAASSMLAYNNPYVMASLATLGAGFSGMPPLAGLPGMAGMIGPDYQSAMAAMAGSFPAAAMYSPATLAYPSMPFTAADYASTLAAYASSLASNPSQITQSSAVSSDREHASPILSNRSSAGGAARSGSSRQSTPLRTSSTPLQSTTLSHRATPTDPSSTNKSLAPSPKKPRLSGSKRDKTCAKEVPHTDMDTFYKGLTADEFDVNTHFKNSLGNLYDNGLLVDKQSSPVAVSSSHLHDTGGDAAVDEESAGLDLSVKSKPTATAGQTESSCDTNDTAVRKSVIQVSKPLIPATVSSTRLSDASKLSHSSEKASLSALGSQSKPYSKISSDGAAGERSGDQYSALPNLKRLSEQLKNEPSEVSLPSNETKSKNVLSLLKRNPAAPAETKVKRRARKAKASIELPSTTLPPMALSQPNLEEERDEIKRKLERDMKQPRFAGRGSQKAGRPLQKRGGGRGRGRRRVNQARQILDGQDMPPEQAMPEPIRPKRSYIRTKISKEKPVNMEKLMIPFEYDWRRETRLRGISKSGKIIGEVFYYTPSDKRVRSYNDVHKYLKQVQESYKRGLTDEKGLPIGSKASEDSLVAEEERATPPISNNHLIDKSASTNDSTATTGERAVTSMTNGWPESEQKEKESSAPKTRVYDSSEDKTHSKGMKMPHQWEMLTKEHFSFNTRVKLGDFMEQKPGEKYVLLNDTERDERIESSNEKRNKQLEKFNKMKAKKEAVKETARRLELAKVEKERKHMETAQRSLQAKLKKQLEKARSKAQHELLKQQRAVAVQMRKKQLQEERDRDRLEKQERSKHLLEIRERQRLSLINSKLMETRRREEERRRLHMDKIIQKERKHEIRKRQLELTRELKQPTEDLRLPNVKALPTLNRIPGMKLPAKVFANVLQFHQFITNFYDCLELKHSIPTLNMLQQALLADNRQSKQALDKVLCHLLGFGLSDPGVRNSAKFTNELGQKLSKCIVDEFNFSEILRIFIMERNGSCTRLSRELETKPFVSLTAELKSEAMVWLCDELNTSQAVTNEIDNNMEQVLNHRRDKWELEGKIREVKTNATLEGVGKASRPKDMDQSDQSDNDEDQNTDQLPTFHSNKSQTSGTPTKQMGEDKPDGEDKKLEKLLKQYSKCCKDVVTRSSTVRTFPYGMDRYRRYYWCLPSFKGILVESSESSVHKLSSDPTDLNLTLKSPAELPPADSRPEVDKESISQNVLEASDATSLEPATSSISTSILSTCASSIACDKTISPSNFDLSRSVPNGLKPSNHSISSWLSSAIDQFFAPKSTNNSSSQSSSPCAASTSAADLKPTTSNSSVSMATGADFTSSDGLDTWFELDRKLPCDKLQRFSSQLIANSLAFMNCVTGSEEQKELEALERLAAKAALLDQARPLPPDVQKGWWIITDSEQVKSVSTSLHPRALRERLLNRSLNKHKEKIEIMCSDQNMRTDVDFECDERDSEIAKSAYQAVVVDDSSTWLEKQCRPIELTILDKVEDLEERVYQASIYTKNWADKKKHDATDLELVVTPATEVAEGQKRIIDLVKEKLLLLEAGVERRYLKPPFIKSTTLHLADIVSSKSSVNGTGEGSDADSEDTAEDSKASEDNCSKGLLDWQRAVRGAVNMSQLYISLVQLETCIAWEKSVMRVLCQVCRSDDKEDQLLLCDSCDKGYHTYCFRPKMLTIPNGDWYCWECKSKASSIAHCIRCGKPTGKMAQCHKCPQAIHLDCCSPSLSRVPRKYTCGHCLQLTNQNTHKRRRRSKHKTYESASESDDMAAQESTDEEREEDSADMSVCREIMTEIESHKDAEPFLEPVDTKAFPQYKKYIKQPMDLSKISEKLTNNQYASQVEFYDDMILIFDNCLLFNEDSSVVGKSGKVLRRLFQKRWKQSTSS from the exons ATGGATAATGTACGAGCTAACAATGCTACAACAAATGGATCAACGAGTCGTGCCGACTCGTCAAATATTTCCTCGGCTGAAAATGCCTACGCTCAAG CCATGCAGCGGATCCTCGAACAGCAGCAGATGGCCAATCTCGCTGACATAAACCAGGCCGCCGCTTCCAGCATGTTGGCCTACAACAACCCGTATGTAATGGCTTCTTTGGCTACCCTCGGCGCTGGTTTCTCTGGAATGCCTCCCTTGGCTGGACTGCCGGGTATGGCTGGAATGATTGGCCCGGACTACCAGTCAGCCATGGCAGCTATGGCTGGTAGTTTTCCTGCTGCCG CTATGTACTCACCGGCGACCCTTGCATATCCGTCCATGCCTTTTACTGCTGCGGACTACGCGAGCACTCTGGCCGCATATGCCTCCTCTTTGGCTTCGAACCCCTCACAGATTACTCAAAGCAGCGCGGTGTCATCAGACAGAGAGCACGCCAGTCCCATTCTCTCTAACAGATCCAGCGCTGGGGGAGCCGCTCGTAGTGGTAGCTCTAGGCAGAGCACGCCTCTCCGGACCAGCTCTACGCCACTCCAGTCGACCACCTTGTCACATAGAGCTACTCCGACTGACCCTAGTTCCACAAATAAATCCTTGGCACCTTCGCCGAAGAAACCGCGACTCTCTGGTAGCAAGAGAGACAAAACTTGCGCCAAGGAAGTGCCTCACACAGATATGGACACTTTCTACAAG GGCCTGACAGCCGATGAGTTTGATGTAAATACTCATTTTAAGAATTCTTTGGGCAATCTGTATGACAATGGTTTGTTGGTCGACAAACAAAGCAGTCCTGTTGCGGTCTCATCATCTcatttacat GATACTGGAGGAGATGCAGCGGTAGATGAAGAAAGTGCCGGACTCGATTTATCTGTCAAAAGCAAACCAACCGCTACTGCGGGCCAGACAGAATCTTCTTGCGATACAAATGATACAGCAGTGCGCAAGTCTGTCATACAGGTTTCTAAGCCTCTTATTCCTGCAACA GTGAGTTCTACGCGGCTCAGCGAtgcttcaaaattgtcacattcAAGTGAAAAAGCTTCGTTGTCTGCCCTCGGCTCACAGTCTAAGCCATATTCTAAGATAAGCAGTGATGGTGCAGCAGGAGAGAGGTCTGGGGACCAGTACTCTGCTCTGCCCAACCTCAAACGACTTTCTGAGCAGTTGAAGAATGAGCCATCTGAAGTATCGCTGCCATCAAATGA GACCAAGTCTAAGAACGTTCTGTCATTGCTCAAGCGCAACCCAGCGGCACCCGCGGAGACAAAGGTCAAAAGAAGGGCGAGGAAGGCTAAAGCTTCTATAGAGTTGCCATCAACAACCTTGCCACCAATGGCTCTCTCACAG CCCAACCTCGAAGAGGAAAGAGATGAAATAAAGAGAAAGTTAGAGAGAGATATGAAACAGCCGAGGTTTGCTGGCCGCGGATCACAGAAGGCTGGACGACCTCTCCAG AAGCGTGGAGGTGGACGGGGTAGAGGTCGTCGTAGAGTTAATCAGGCTCGACAAATACTGGATGGACAGGACATGCCTCCTGAACAAGCCATGCCAG AGCCGATCAGACCCAAACGCTCATATATCAGGACCAAAATATCCAAAGAAAAGCCAGTCAACATGGAGAAGCTAATGATTCCATTTGAGTACGACTGGCGAAGAGAAACCAGGCTACGGGGCATAAGCAAGAGCGGTAAGATTATTGGAGAAGTGTTCTATTACACTCCGAGTGACAAGCGAGTGAGGAGCTACAACGATGTACACAAGTACCTTAAGCAAGTACAAGAAAGCTACAAAAGAGGCCTAACTGATGAAAAAGGGCTGCCGATTGGCAGCAAGGCTTCAGAAGACTCTCTTGTAGCAGAGGAAGAGAGGGCAACTCCCCCTATAAGCAACA ATCACCTGATTGACAAGTCGGCTTCGACTAATGACTCTACAGCTACCACTGGAGAGAGAGCTGTCACATCAATGACTAATGGTTGGCCAGAGTCAGAACAAAAAGAAAAGGAATCATCTGCTCCCAAGACAAGAGTGTACGACTCCAGTGAGGACAAGACACATTCTAAAGGAATGAAGATGCCTCATCAATGGGAGATGCTGACGAAGGAACACTTCTCATTCAACACTAGAGTAAAGCTTGGTGACTTTATGGAACAGAAACCAGGAGAAAAG TATGTGCTGCTCAATGACACGGAGAGAGACGAGAGGATTGAATCATCTAATGAAAAGCGTAACAAACAGCtagaaaaatttaacaaaatgaaGGCAAAAAAAGAGGCGGTGAAAGAAACAGCCCGTAGATTGGAATTGGCGAAAGTTGAGAAAGAG CGAAAACACATGGAGACAGCGCAGAGGTCCTTGCAAGCCAAGCTGAAGAAACAGTTGGAGAAGGCGAGAAGCAAAGCTCAGCATGAACTGCTAAAGCAGCAGAGAGCTGTCGCTGTGCAAATGAGGAAGAAGCAACTGCAGGAAGAGCGTGACCGAGATCGTTTGGAGAAACAGGAACGCAGTAAACACCTCTTAGAG ATCAGAGAGCGGCAGAGACTTAGTCTAATCAACAGTAAGCTTATGGAGACGCGGCGTAGAGAAGAA GAGCGACGACGTCTGCACATGGACAAAATCATTCAGAAAGAACGGAAACATGAAATTAGAAAGCGTCAACTTGAGCTGACAAGGGAGCTTAAACAGCCAACTGAAGATCTCAGGCTACCTAATGTCAAG GCCCTTCCCACACTCAACAGAATTCCAGGGATGAAGCTACCAGCAAAAGTATTTGCAAATGTGCTGCAGTTTCACCAATTCATCACAAACTTCTACGATTGTCTGGAACTCAAGCACAGCATTCCAACACTGAACATGTTGCAGCAGGCGCTGCTAGCTGATAATAGGCAAAGCAAGCAGGCTCTTGACAAGGTCCTATGTCATCTCCTCGGTTTCGGTCTCTCTGATCCAGGTGTTCGTAACTCAGCCAAG TTCACCAACGAGTTGGGGCAGAAACTCAGTAAGTGTATAGTGGATGAGTTTAACTTCTCGGAAATACTTCGAATTTTCATTATGGAAAGGAACGGCTCTTGCACTCGG CTGTCTCGTGAATTGGAGACGAAACCATTTGTGTCACTAACGGCCGAGCTTAAATCGGAAGCTATGGTCTGGCTGTGTGATGAGCTGAACACGAGCCAAGCTGTGACGAACGAGATAGATAACAACATGGAGCAAGTACTGAACCATCGGAGGGATAAGTGGGAACTCGAAGGCAAGATACGAGA AGTAAAGACAAATGCAACCCTAGAAGGAGTCGGGAAAGCGAGTAGACCCAAGGATATGGACCAAAGTGACCAGAGTGATAATGATGAAGATCAGAACACAGATCAGTTGCCCACATTTCACTCCAATAAATCTCAAACATCCGGCACCCCTACAAAACAG ATGGGTGAAGACAAACCTGATGGGGAAGACAAGAAGCTGGAAAAGTTACTTAAGCAGTACAGCAAGTGCTGCAAGGATGTGGTGACTCGGTCAAGTACTGTACGTACCTTTCCTTATGGCATGGACAGGTACCGGCGATATTATTGGTGTCTCCCTTCTTTCAAAGGTATTCTAGTCGAGTCATCCGAGAGTTCGGTACATAAACTATCCAGTGATCCCACTGACCTCAACCTCACGCTCAAGAGTCCAGCGGAACTCCCTCCAGCTGACTCCCGGCCGGAAGTAGATAAAGAAAGTATATCTCAGAACGTTCTAGAAGCTTCTGATGCAACTAGTCTTGAACCAGCCACAAGTTCTATTTCAACCTCAATATTGTCTACCTGCGCAAGTTCTATAGCCTGTGATAAGACTATTAGCCCTAGCAATTTTGACTTGTCTCGTTCTGTTCCAAATGGCTTAAAGCCATCTAACCATAGTATATCCTCCTGGCTGTCTAGTGCCATAGATCAATTCTTTGCTCCTAAGTCAACTAACAACTCGTCTAGTCAAAGCTCTAGTCCATGTGCAGCCAGTACGTCTGCTGCTGATCTCAAACCTACTACCTCCAACAGCTCCGTCAGCATGGCTACCGGAGCAGATTTCACCAGTTCTGACGGCTTGGATACGTGGTTTGAATTGGACAG GAAACTGCCGTGTGACAAGCTGCAGAGGTTCAGCTCACAACTGATCGCCAACTCGTTGGCATTCATGAACTGCGTGACTGGCAGTGAAGAACAAAAGGAATTGGAAGCCTTGGAGAGACTCGCTGCAAAGGCTGCTCTGTTGGACCAAGCTCGGCCTCTACCCCCAG ATGTTCAGAAGGGCTGGTGGATCATAACCGATTCCGAACAAGTCAAATCAGTTTCTACCTCCTTGCATCCAAGAGCTCTTCGCGAGAGACTTTTGAATCGATCATTGAACAAACACAAAGAGAAGATAGAAATTATGTGCTCTGATCAGAATATGCGTACAG ATGTTGATTTTGAATGTGATGAGAGGGACAGCGAGATAGCTAAGTCTGCCTACCAGGCTGTTGTTGTTGACGACTCAAGCACGTGGTTGGAAAAGCAATGCAGACCCATAGAACTAACCATCCTAGACAAGGTGGAAGATTTAGAAGAGAGGGTATATCAGGCCAGCATTTACACAAAG AACTGGGCTGACAAGAAGAAGCACGACGCAACAGATCTTGAGCTTGTGGTAACACCAGCTACAGAGGTGGCTGAAGGACAGAAGAGGATTATAGATCTGGTGAAAGAGAAGCTTTTGCTTCTGGAAGCGGGTGTTGAGCGACGCTACCTCAAGCCTCCGTTCATCAAAAG CACAACTCTTCATCTGGCTGATATAGTCTCTTCGAAGTCATCGGTAAATGGAACCGGAGAAGGTAGTGATGCTGATAGCGAAGACACGGCGGAAGACTCAAAGGCTAGCGAAGACAACTGCAGCAAGGGTCTGCTTGATTGGCAAAG GGCGGTGCGAGGGGCTGTCAATATGTCTCAACTTTACATAAGTTTAGTGCAACTGGAGACATGCATAGCCTGGGAGAAGTCTGTAATGAGAGTGCTGTGTCAAGTGTGCAGGTCAGATGACAAGGAGGACCAACTTTTGTTGTGTGACAGCTGTGACAAAGGCTATCATACCTACTGCTTCAGG CCAAAGATGTTAACGATACCAAATGGTGACTGGTACTGTTGGGAGTGTAAATCTAAGGCTTCAAGTATCGCTCACTGCATCAGATGTGGCAAACCTACCGGCAAGATGGCTCAATGTCACAAATGTCCTCAGGCTATTCACTTAGACTGctgctctccttctctctctag GGTGCCAAGGAAATACACTTGCGGACATTGTCTACAATTAACTAATCAAAATACCCATAAGAGAAGGCGGCGGTCTAAACACAAGACCTATGAGAGTGCAAGTGAAAGTGACGACATGGCTGCTCAAGAGTCGACTGATGAGGAACGGGAAGAAGATTCTGCAGACATGAGCGTGTGTCG GGAAATAATGACAGAAATTGAAAGTCACAAAGATGCTGAACCATTCCTGGAACCAGTTGACACCAAAGCATTTCCACAATACAAAAAGTACATTAAACAGCCTATGGACCTGAGTAAAATCTCTGAGAAACTCACTAACAACCA GTATGCAAGCCAGGTGGAGTTCTATGATGATATGATTCTCATCTTTGACAATTGTTTGCTATTCAATGAAGATAGTTCAGTCGTCGGGAAGTCTGGCAAGGTGTTGAGAAGGCTCTTTCAGAAGAGATGGAAGCAGTCGACTAGTTCTTAA